AGTTGCTAATCAAaatggatgtttttttttttttggtgaatagaTATGGCCACCAAGTTTCCTCTAGCGATCATTGACTACGGTAGACGACAATCTTCTGGCACGACGTGGAAAGAAATGACTGTTTAATCTATAGGAGTTCCCATTCAGACTCCAAGTCACGATTAGAACCCTTCTCAGAATCTGATGATGAGCGGATTCCTCGTGCACGTTGCTTTTGGGCATTGAGATCACGGCAGGAGGTACCAGCCTTCTTGTAATGGCTCAACAttcgtaattttgaaataaataagGCAACGACTTTTTTCTGTGAAAGACAAAACATCAGTTACTGAGTGCAACAACAAAAACTTTTCTAAATACTAAAGTTCAGATTTCCAATATTAGAATACGGCAAGAAGGCTCGGTGCAATTTATTTGACCGACTATCCACAAAGTCCCACCGTGTCCATAAAGGATCTGTTCCGATGTGAAGGTGGTAAACGGTGTTTAGGTCACATTCAAGGTAATAAATTTAACCATATGTTACATTCATCCTTGTGTCTCATTCAGTCACATATTTGTCAGCACTTGGTATAGAAACATAGATATTTGAAGAAAAGAGATCAACCGGGGCAACAGGCAGCCAAGTAATCAGTAGCTGTAAGTTGGACATGCATGACATTAGCTACAGGGATTACACAGACCTACAAACATCTTTGGAAGAATATCAACTGGAAAATGCAAGACCTTACCTACAATGGTTTTACAGCCCTGAGAAATCCAATACCACAATCAAAATGTGAGGCCAACATATGCTGGTCATGACATAAAACCAAGAAACAAAAACTGGGTTTCGCTGTTAGACTTTTCAAACAAGAAAATGGATTCGGTGATTAACTAGTTCCATGATGTTTCATGCAACAGTTTAAACATATAGCCAAGAGAAGGTAAAAATAGATTGTTGTCTATGCAAGCATCTAATTACCTTGCATGACATCTTCCTCGGTTCATGATACGAGGCCAAAACAaggtcatagtcttcatcatcatcCTCCCAGCTATCATGAAGATCTACATCCTGGAAGTCTTCAGATTTCAGATCAAGAACATGCATGTTGTTCCACATGTCTTCCCTGTGGGAGCTCTCTGAAACCCCTGAGAAAAAGCACGATAAGGTAATGCGAATGCCAAATGGTTGGCAAAAGCAACAATTTCAGTTTTGTTGCCATGCAACTTCACCTCCAGAAAAGGGAACAACATAACAAAGGACATTTAATTGTTCACACAGCAACAAATTTGGGTACTCTAGCATTTAATAACATTCAGAGGGATTGATGGCTTTCTCAAACGTTTATTTTGGTTCACCGTCCTTCCAGTATCAATTTTCATGAGACAAGACTACAGCCGAGAGTTGACAAGGCAACCACAGCCAGGACCTCACCGGAGACCACCATGATGGAGAGACACTCCACCTGGCCCTAATAACTGTTCTGACCAGACAACAGTCTTTTGACCTtgtttcttttttcctctttccTTCTATCTTCTTCTCTCATTTTTTCCCCCCTTTACCCAAAATAAGTCCACCTCCAGACCAAGATGTGCCAAGCATCAGCAACGCTCAATATGCCAATATGTTTCATTCTAGTAGCCAGATGGCACCCCATGCACCACCCAAACTAATAACCTTAAGCTAAACCATTAGAACTTCTGCTAGAAAATCAATAAAAGCAACAAAAACAAACTTGGTTTCAGGATAAGAATTCATGGTACACAGTTTTGCAAGTAGCATCCTTATAAGAAGGGTTAGGAAAACAAGAAAAGAACTTTTAGTACATACCTATTTCTATGTCTTGTTCAGAAACAAGTGACTTAATATCTTCGATCTGTTGTTCACATTCATTTTCCTCCATGTGAGTTGTAAAATCCTGTAACATAGAAGTGCTTTCTTTCACATCTGTCAGAAGAGGACAAAGGATATGATAAGCAAGGGaacaaaaaagaggagaaaaaagaagaaaaaaccatAGAATCAAACAGCAAAGATACCACATGCTCCAGTTGGTGAAATATAGCTAGCAAGTTCCTTGATTGAATTAATTTGATCTGATACAGATTTAAGGGCCTCATCATCTGATAGAGAATCATTTTGGCAGCCAGCAAGAGGTTCAGCAACAGGTAAAGCATTCTCAGAACTTTCATTTAGTGTATCCGCAAAAGCATTTGATTCAGCTTCATAAGTTTCTTGTGTGTCTTTATTAGAGACACAAGCATCAGGATCAAGCCAATCTCCCACAGCCTGATCGAGCTTCTCAGCGATAACTTTACCGGCCTGTCCCACCAAAAAAAATAATTGGCACACAGAAGAAGTCAGTTCGCTTGGAAAATTCTGCACATGCCCCTGAGGGTCGCCTAGAATTTCACAAAAAAGCCTTGTATAGTTATAATATCATAAACACCCTTATAAAACAATAAATTTTCATGAATTCTCTTCTGGCAATATGTTCAAAATCCAAATAGTAATAATCAAAATCAAGATGCTGATCCTACACCTTACAGAAATAGCCCTTCACTATTTTGATAGAGtagtttgacaaaaaaaaatacaATAGATTATGCAAAGCAAGGGCAACTTACTACAAACTGAGGCTGCTCTTTTACTTGAGCAACAAAGATCATGGTCCATCCAAAAGAAATAAcgtataaaaaagaagaaaaaagtgaaAAGTGACATCAGGGATAGGTTCATAATTTTTTACTCAACCCATATTAAACCTTAAAATCAAACCTCATATCGACCTTAGTTTAGCTAGTTTTTCTTTTACAAAAAGCTCAATGGCGGTCAACTATCCATAACCCAATCCCAAATAGTTTGGACACCAgaattgttgtta
The DNA window shown above is from Musa acuminata AAA Group cultivar baxijiao chromosome BXJ2-4, Cavendish_Baxijiao_AAA, whole genome shotgun sequence and carries:
- the LOC103982283 gene encoding uncharacterized protein LOC103982283, with translation MDVAHRLSWGNVYQEIEKMCTSNSLVQAGKVIAEKLDQAVGDWLDPDACVSNKDTQETYEAESNAFADTLNESSENALPVAEPLAGCQNDSLSDDEALKSVSDQINSIKELASYISPTGACDVKESTSMLQDFTTHMEENECEQQIEDIKSLVSEQDIEIGVSESSHREDMWNNMHVLDLKSEDFQDVDLHDSWEDDDEDYDLVLASYHEPRKMSCKKKVVALFISKLRMLSHYKKAGTSCRDLNAQKQRARGIRSSSDSEKGSNRDLESEWELL